One stretch of Tenuifilum sp. 4138str DNA includes these proteins:
- a CDS encoding HD domain-containing protein → MEELLSKIHRIETKHLSNLYRHLESIFNNVSLPSHNLQHHIRVWLHCRGLLIELHKAGLTITEQLIENAIIACFFHDAGLTKTLDEQHGAEGAELCKQYLSHFPDLTESQKTLILKAVELHDDKSVKQHPVTKPDDMLDLALLVSTADDLDALGFVGVFRYTEIYLKRGISIDQLPRKVLANLRNRFTSFTNAYSSLHRYSDRQRQRYREIMDFFTKLEGEISQGITYQDSAYAVVNTLHEQLVIQSNSIEQTIDYALSTLTASYPLTFFKRLQLELEVTSAIPI, encoded by the coding sequence ATGGAAGAGTTACTCTCTAAAATTCATAGGATTGAGACAAAACACTTGTCGAACCTTTACCGCCACCTTGAGAGTATATTCAATAACGTGTCGTTACCCTCGCACAATCTGCAACACCATATTAGGGTGTGGCTGCATTGCCGGGGTTTACTGATTGAACTGCATAAGGCTGGACTGACAATCACCGAACAGCTAATTGAAAATGCAATAATTGCCTGTTTTTTTCACGATGCTGGCCTAACCAAAACCCTCGACGAGCAACATGGGGCTGAGGGTGCCGAGCTATGCAAGCAATATCTCAGCCACTTCCCAGACCTAACGGAATCGCAAAAAACACTGATTTTAAAAGCTGTAGAGCTGCACGATGACAAATCGGTAAAGCAACACCCGGTTACAAAGCCCGATGACATGCTCGACTTGGCTTTACTCGTATCCACCGCCGATGATCTTGACGCACTTGGATTTGTTGGCGTTTTTCGGTACACTGAAATTTACCTGAAGCGTGGCATTAGCATCGACCAGCTTCCACGCAAAGTTCTGGCAAACCTACGTAATAGGTTTACAAGTTTTACAAATGCATACTCATCGCTACACCGTTATTCCGACAGGCAAAGGCAACGCTACCGAGAGATCATGGACTTTTTCACAAAACTTGAAGGTGAAATATCGCAAGGCATTACCTACCAGGATAGCGCATACGCTGTAGTAAATACCTTGCATGAACAGCTGGTGATTCAATCGAACAGCATTGAACAAACCATTGACTACGCATTAAGCACACTAACCGCTAGTTACCCGTTAACCTTTTTCAAAAGGTTACAGTTAGAACTTGAGGTTACCTCAGCTATACCCATTTAA
- a CDS encoding pyridoxal phosphate-dependent aminotransferase has translation MEKVSARIAALEESQTIAMSKKSRELAAQGIDVISLSVGEPDFFTPDFVKEAAKKAIDQNFSFYTPVAGYKDLMEAICGKLKRENNLEYQPDQVVVSGGAKHSLSNVLMCIVDKDDEVIVPAPYWVSYVELVKLAEGKSVVIETSLESDFKITPKQLEAAITPKTRALLLCSPSNPTGSVYTYDELKAIAQIIEKHPNIIVISDEIYEHINFIGKHESIAQFDSIRDRVVIINGVSKGYAMTGWRIGFSASAKWIAKACEKLQGQQTSGVCSIAQRAAIAAFNSDGEYTRQMREAFRRRRDLMYEGFSSIPGFRLNKPQGAFYIFPEISELLGKQYNGETIKTSDDLAMFLLNHAHVAVVPGSAFGSPKCIRLSYATSDDKLKESIERIRKAVALLK, from the coding sequence ATGGAAAAGGTATCAGCCAGAATAGCAGCTCTTGAGGAGTCGCAAACCATTGCAATGTCGAAAAAGTCGCGCGAACTTGCTGCACAGGGTATCGATGTAATAAGCCTTAGCGTAGGCGAACCCGATTTCTTTACCCCCGACTTTGTAAAGGAAGCTGCCAAGAAAGCCATCGACCAGAACTTTTCGTTTTATACACCAGTTGCGGGTTACAAGGATTTAATGGAAGCAATTTGTGGAAAGCTTAAACGCGAAAACAACCTCGAGTATCAGCCCGACCAGGTTGTGGTTTCGGGTGGAGCTAAGCATAGCCTTTCAAACGTGTTGATGTGTATTGTTGATAAGGACGATGAGGTTATTGTTCCTGCCCCATACTGGGTTAGCTATGTTGAGCTGGTTAAGCTTGCTGAGGGGAAAAGCGTGGTGATTGAAACCTCGCTTGAGAGCGATTTTAAGATTACCCCCAAACAGCTTGAGGCTGCTATTACACCTAAAACCAGAGCCCTACTTTTGTGTTCGCCTTCAAACCCTACGGGTAGTGTATACACCTACGATGAGTTAAAGGCAATTGCTCAAATTATTGAGAAGCACCCAAATATCATTGTAATTTCCGATGAGATTTATGAACATATCAATTTTATTGGCAAACATGAGAGTATTGCTCAGTTTGATTCTATTCGGGATAGAGTAGTTATTATCAATGGCGTTTCAAAGGGGTATGCCATGACCGGTTGGCGCATAGGATTTTCGGCATCGGCCAAATGGATTGCCAAAGCATGTGAGAAACTTCAGGGTCAGCAAACATCGGGTGTTTGCAGTATTGCCCAACGTGCAGCCATTGCTGCATTTAACTCCGATGGCGAATACACCCGCCAAATGCGTGAGGCTTTTCGGCGTCGTCGCGATTTGATGTATGAAGGTTTCTCATCAATCCCTGGCTTCAGGTTGAATAAGCCACAGGGTGCGTTCTACATTTTCCCTGAAATATCGGAACTGCTTGGCAAGCAGTATAACGGTGAAACCATAAAAACCTCCGATGACCTTGCCATGTTCCTTCTGAATCATGCCCATGTTGCCGTTGTTCCGGGTTCGGCTTTTGGTTCACCAAAATGCATAAGGCTTTCGTATGCTACATCGGACGATAAGCTTAAGGAATCCATTGAGCGTATTAGGAAAGCAGTTGCTTTACTCAAGTAA
- a CDS encoding HAD family hydrolase — protein sequence MIKLVVTDLDGTLLRSDHKFNDEDMVSLCRLGEMGIIRAIATGRSPFSASTVLPDDFPIDYLLFSSGAGIMRWSDKSIIHANQLSQEVVQYVIALLVEMHADFMVHEPIPLNHCFHYHSSGKLNSDFERRISLYKDYSQPLITGVPFPGPASQVLAVLPNDIERFNAISKKLNGVQVIRATSPLDGKSIWLEIFPEGVSKSGGIQWLCSYIGGIHPHNLLALGNDYNDIDMLNLAGEAFVVSNAPSELKDKFQVVPVNDEAGFSHAVKRVLKKG from the coding sequence ATGATTAAACTGGTGGTAACCGATTTGGATGGCACACTCCTGCGTTCCGATCATAAGTTTAACGACGAAGATATGGTTTCCCTATGCCGGTTAGGAGAAATGGGGATAATACGTGCCATTGCTACTGGTCGTTCACCATTTTCAGCATCAACTGTTTTGCCCGACGATTTTCCCATCGATTACCTTTTGTTCTCTTCTGGAGCAGGAATTATGCGCTGGTCCGATAAGTCGATTATTCATGCCAACCAGCTTTCACAGGAAGTTGTTCAGTATGTAATTGCCCTGCTTGTGGAAATGCATGCCGATTTTATGGTTCATGAACCAATTCCATTAAATCATTGTTTCCACTACCACAGTTCTGGTAAACTCAACTCTGATTTTGAACGAAGAATTAGCCTCTATAAGGATTACTCTCAACCCTTAATAACTGGTGTGCCATTTCCAGGACCTGCTTCGCAGGTGTTAGCCGTTTTACCCAATGATATTGAAAGGTTCAATGCCATTTCCAAAAAGCTTAACGGGGTTCAGGTTATAAGAGCAACCTCCCCGCTCGATGGCAAGTCAATTTGGCTTGAAATTTTTCCCGAAGGGGTTTCAAAATCCGGAGGTATTCAATGGTTGTGTAGCTATATTGGCGGAATTCATCCCCATAATTTGTTGGCCTTAGGCAACGATTACAACGATATTGATATGCTTAACCTTGCCGGTGAAGCTTTTGTGGTTTCAAACGCACCCAGTGAGCTAAAGGACAAATTTCAGGTTGTGCCGGTAAACGATGAGGCGGGTTTTTCACATGCTGTTAAAAGGGTGCTAAAAAAAGGTTAA
- a CDS encoding DNA-binding protein, whose protein sequence is MTKIITFNELRRVKDSLPDGSMQVIADRLNVNVETVRNYFGGTNYKDGGAVGFHLEPGPDGGIVTLDDTTILDIAYEIIAKSKEMA, encoded by the coding sequence ATGACTAAAATAATCACATTTAATGAGCTCAGGAGGGTTAAAGATAGCCTTCCTGATGGTAGCATGCAGGTAATTGCGGACAGGTTGAACGTTAATGTTGAAACTGTCCGCAATTATTTTGGTGGAACCAACTACAAGGATGGAGGTGCTGTGGGATTTCACCTTGAACCGGGGCCTGATGGTGGAATAGTAACCCTCGACGATACCACAATACTCGATATCGCCTATGAAATTATTGCCAAATCAAAGGAGATGGCTTAA